In the Klebsiella aerogenes KCTC 2190 genome, one interval contains:
- a CDS encoding alpha/beta fold hydrolase, which translates to MNRLSAIRHVSAAALCLSTLWSASVCAAEDAGAFDKVQQINAGDLNIGYVDMGPRDGQAVILLHGWPYDIQSYAQVAPALAPKGYRVIVPYLRGYGSTRFLSAKTPRNGQPSAMAADIVHLMDALNIKQADFAGFDWGARTADIVAALWPQRVKSLVSVSGYLISSQRIGEKPLPPQAELSWWYQFYFATPRGEAGYRQNTHDFAKFIWHQASPRWTFTDATFANSAKALDNPDHVAVTISNYRWRLGLEQGEAKYAAYEQRLAKLPAISVPTITIEGENNGAPHPAPDSYRAKFTGKYEHRDFKGAVGHNPPQEAPAEFVQAVIDADRL; encoded by the coding sequence ATGAACAGATTATCCGCAATCCGTCATGTCAGCGCGGCGGCGCTGTGTCTCTCCACGCTGTGGTCTGCCAGCGTGTGCGCTGCTGAAGACGCAGGCGCTTTCGACAAGGTGCAACAAATCAACGCCGGCGATTTGAATATCGGTTATGTCGATATGGGGCCACGCGATGGCCAGGCGGTAATTTTGCTGCACGGCTGGCCGTATGATATTCAAAGCTACGCGCAGGTGGCTCCGGCGTTGGCGCCGAAGGGTTACCGGGTCATCGTGCCGTATCTGCGCGGCTACGGCTCCACCCGTTTCCTGTCGGCTAAAACGCCGCGTAACGGTCAGCCATCGGCGATGGCGGCGGATATTGTGCATCTAATGGATGCGCTAAATATTAAGCAAGCGGATTTCGCCGGCTTTGACTGGGGCGCGCGTACAGCGGATATCGTCGCGGCACTCTGGCCGCAGCGGGTTAAGTCGCTGGTATCGGTGAGCGGTTATCTGATTAGCAGTCAGCGAATTGGCGAGAAGCCGTTACCGCCGCAGGCGGAACTGTCGTGGTGGTATCAATTCTACTTTGCCACCCCGCGCGGCGAGGCGGGCTACCGGCAAAATACCCATGACTTTGCCAAATTTATCTGGCATCAGGCTTCGCCACGGTGGACATTCACGGATGCCACGTTCGCCAATAGCGCGAAAGCGCTGGATAACCCGGATCACGTTGCCGTCACCATCAGCAACTACCGCTGGCGCCTGGGGTTGGAGCAGGGCGAAGCGAAATATGCGGCCTACGAACAGCGACTCGCGAAACTGCCGGCGATTAGCGTACCCACGATTACCATCGAGGGGGAAAACAATGGCGCGCCGCATCCGGCGCCGGATAGCTATCGGGCGAAATTCACCGGTAAATATGAGCATCGGGATTTTAAAGGCGCAGTGGGACATAACCCGCCGCAGGAGGCGCCAGCGGAATTTGTTCAGGCGGTTATTGATGCCGATCGCTTATAA
- a CDS encoding dipeptidase, whose amino-acid sequence MAIFDGHNDLLLNLWLHHREDPSTAFFAGIENGHLDYPRMLQGEFAGGLFALFVPPQEYIARMAPQYASQRWDPIDILWQQLAILKQLVAHSAGRLRLCLSAADIERCREDNVLAMVAHIEGAGGFDGEGGDLQAFYAAGVRSIGPFWNIANRFGSGVNGSFPGSPDTGPGLTAAGIDLIKQANALKMQIDVSHMNEKAFWDTAQHSTSPLVATHSNAHALCPQPRNLTDEQLRAIRDSGGVVGVNFGNAFLRADGKRDSDTPLATIVHHIDYLINIIGDDHVALGSDFDGITLPDELGDVSGLPRLINALRHSGYEQLVLDKLLWGNWQKVLKNVWQQ is encoded by the coding sequence ATGGCGATTTTTGATGGTCACAATGACCTGCTGCTCAATTTATGGCTTCACCATCGCGAGGATCCTTCAACCGCTTTCTTTGCCGGGATTGAGAACGGTCATCTCGACTATCCGCGCATGCTGCAAGGCGAATTTGCCGGCGGGCTATTCGCGCTATTCGTGCCACCGCAGGAATATATTGCCCGTATGGCGCCGCAATACGCCAGCCAACGATGGGATCCGATCGATATCCTCTGGCAGCAACTGGCCATCCTGAAGCAACTTGTCGCGCACTCCGCTGGACGCTTGCGATTATGTCTGAGCGCGGCGGATATCGAACGATGCCGCGAGGATAACGTACTGGCAATGGTGGCGCATATTGAGGGCGCCGGAGGTTTTGATGGCGAGGGCGGCGACCTGCAGGCCTTCTATGCCGCCGGGGTCCGCAGCATTGGTCCGTTCTGGAACATTGCAAACCGCTTCGGCAGCGGCGTTAACGGTTCCTTTCCCGGCAGCCCGGACACTGGGCCTGGACTGACAGCGGCAGGTATCGATCTGATTAAGCAGGCCAATGCCTTGAAGATGCAGATTGACGTGTCTCATATGAATGAAAAAGCGTTCTGGGATACCGCCCAACACTCGACGTCACCGCTGGTCGCCACCCACTCGAATGCCCACGCGCTATGCCCGCAGCCGCGTAATCTCACCGATGAACAACTGCGGGCGATTCGCGACAGCGGCGGCGTGGTCGGCGTCAATTTCGGCAACGCTTTCCTGCGCGCCGACGGCAAACGCGACAGCGACACCCCATTAGCTACCATCGTTCACCATATCGACTATCTTATTAACATTATCGGCGACGATCACGTGGCGTTGGGGTCCGATTTTGACGGCATCACCCTGCCGGACGAATTGGGCGATGTTAGCGGTTTACCACGGCTAATCAACGCGTTGCGCCATAGCGGTTATGAACAATTGGTGCTGGATAAACTGCTTTGGGGCAACTGGCAAAAGGTATTAAAAAATGTTTGGCAACAATAG
- the pqqA gene encoding pyrroloquinoline quinone precursor peptide PqqA, giving the protein MWKKPAFIDLRLGLEVTLYISNR; this is encoded by the coding sequence ATGTGGAAGAAACCTGCTTTTATTGATTTACGTCTGGGTCTGGAAGTGACGCTGTACATTTCCAACCGCTAA
- the pqqB gene encoding pyrroloquinoline quinone biosynthesis protein PqqB: MFIKVLGSAAGGGFPQWNCNCANCQGLRNGTIQATARTQSSIIVSDNGKEWVLCNASPDISQQIAHTPELNKQGVLRGTHIGGIILTDSQIDHTTGLLSLREGCPHQVWCTPEVHEDLSTGFPIFTMLRHWNGGLIHHPVTPLNSFTVDACPDLQFTAVPIASNAPPYSPFRDRPLPGHNVALFIENRRNGQTLFYAPGLGEPDEALLPWLKKADCLLIDGTVWQDDELQAAGVGRNTGRDMGHLALGDEHGMMALLASLPAKRKILIHINNTNPILNEQSPQRKALTQQGIEVSWDGMPITLQD; encoded by the coding sequence ATGTTTATAAAAGTCCTCGGTTCCGCCGCTGGCGGAGGTTTTCCGCAGTGGAATTGTAACTGCGCCAACTGTCAGGGGCTGCGCAATGGCACAATTCAGGCCACCGCCCGCACCCAGTCTTCCATTATCGTTAGCGATAACGGCAAAGAGTGGGTGCTGTGTAACGCCTCTCCGGATATCAGCCAGCAAATTGCCCACACGCCAGAGTTAAACAAACAAGGCGTACTGCGCGGCACGCATATTGGCGGCATTATCCTTACCGATAGCCAGATTGACCATACTACCGGGCTGCTGAGCCTACGCGAAGGGTGTCCCCATCAGGTCTGGTGCACGCCGGAGGTACATGAGGATCTCAGCACGGGTTTTCCCATTTTTACTATGTTACGGCACTGGAACGGCGGCCTGATTCACCATCCTGTCACCCCGCTGAATAGTTTTACCGTTGACGCCTGTCCCGATCTGCAGTTTACCGCCGTCCCCATCGCCAGCAATGCGCCGCCCTACTCGCCGTTTCGCGATCGCCCGCTGCCGGGCCATAACGTGGCGCTGTTTATCGAAAACCGCCGTAACGGCCAGACGCTGTTCTATGCGCCGGGGCTTGGCGAACCGGATGAAGCGCTCCTGCCGTGGCTGAAAAAAGCGGACTGCCTGCTGATTGACGGTACCGTCTGGCAGGATGATGAACTACAGGCGGCCGGCGTCGGGCGCAATACCGGTCGTGATATGGGCCACCTGGCGCTTGGCGATGAACACGGCATGATGGCGTTGCTGGCCTCACTCCCGGCAAAGCGCAAAATTCTGATTCATATCAATAACACGAATCCTATCCTTAACGAGCAATCGCCGCAGCGCAAGGCCCTGACGCAACAGGGAATTGAAGTGAGCTGGGACGGGATGCCTATCACGCTTCAGGACTAA
- the pqqC gene encoding pyrroloquinoline-quinone synthase PqqC: protein MQIRETLSPQAFEQALREKGAYYHIHHPYHIAMHNGEASREQIQGWVANRFYYQTNIPLKDAAIMANCPDPHTRRKWVQRILDHDGSNGQEGGIEAWLQLGEAVGLSRDELLSERHVLPGVRFAVDAYVNFARRANWQEAACSSLTELFAPQIHQSRLDSWPQHYPWIKEDGYFYFRSRLSQANRDVEHGLELAKIYCDSAEKQNRMLEILQFKLDILWSMLDAMTMAYALQRPPYHTVTDKAAWHTTRLV from the coding sequence ATGCAGATACGCGAAACCCTATCGCCACAAGCGTTTGAACAAGCGCTACGGGAAAAAGGCGCCTACTACCATATCCATCATCCGTACCATATTGCGATGCATAACGGCGAGGCCAGCCGCGAACAAATCCAGGGCTGGGTGGCGAACCGTTTTTACTACCAGACCAATATCCCGCTAAAAGACGCGGCGATTATGGCAAACTGCCCCGATCCACACACCCGACGCAAATGGGTGCAGCGGATCCTCGACCACGATGGCAGTAACGGCCAGGAAGGCGGTATTGAAGCCTGGCTGCAGTTGGGTGAAGCCGTGGGGCTAAGCCGTGATGAGTTACTCAGCGAGCGCCACGTGCTGCCCGGGGTGCGTTTTGCCGTCGACGCCTACGTCAATTTTGCCCGCCGGGCCAACTGGCAGGAAGCGGCGTGCAGTTCGCTGACCGAACTGTTTGCCCCGCAAATTCATCAGTCGCGCCTCGACAGCTGGCCGCAGCACTATCCATGGATCAAAGAAGACGGCTATTTCTACTTCCGCAGCCGCTTAAGCCAGGCCAATCGCGACGTCGAACATGGGCTGGAACTGGCGAAGATCTACTGCGATAGCGCGGAAAAGCAGAACCGGATGCTGGAGATCCTGCAGTTTAAGCTCGACATTCTGTGGTCGATGCTGGATGCCATGACCATGGCCTACGCGTTGCAGCGCCCGCCCTATCATACGGTCACCGACAAGGCGGCCTGGCACACGACCCGACTGGTATAA
- the pqqD gene encoding pyrroloquinoline quinone biosynthesis peptide chaperone PqqD: MQKSAIIAFRRGYRLQWEAAQDSHVILYPEGMAKLNETAAAILELVDGQRDAAKIIAELNARFPEAGGVDDDVIEFLQIAYQQKWIIFREPE, from the coding sequence ATGCAAAAAAGCGCAATCATCGCCTTTCGTCGCGGCTACCGCCTGCAGTGGGAAGCTGCTCAGGATAGCCACGTGATCCTCTATCCGGAAGGAATGGCGAAACTGAATGAGACCGCCGCCGCGATCCTCGAACTGGTCGATGGTCAACGCGACGCGGCAAAAATAATCGCCGAACTCAACGCCCGTTTCCCGGAAGCCGGCGGCGTCGATGACGACGTCATCGAATTCCTGCAGATAGCTTACCAACAGAAGTGGATTATCTTCCGTGAGCCAGAATAA
- the pqqE gene encoding pyrroloquinoline quinone biosynthesis protein PqqE produces MSQNKPAVNPPLWLLAELTYRCPLQCPYCSNPLDFAQQEKELTTEQWIEVFRQARAMGSVQMGFSGGEPLTRKDLPELIRAARDLGFYTNLITSGIGLTESKLDAFSEAGLDHIQISFQASDEVLNAALAGNKKAFQQKLAMAKAVKARDYPMVLNFVLHRHNIDQIDKIIELCIELEADDVELATCQFYGWAFLNRQGLLPTREQIARAEQVVADYRHKMAANGNLTNLLFVTPDYYEERPKGCMGGWGSIFLNVTPEGTALPCHSARQLPVEFPSVLEQSLESIWYDSFGFNRYRGFDWMPEPCRSCDEKEKDFGGCRCQAFMLTGNADNADPVCSKSPHHHKILEARREAACSDIKISQLQFRNRTRSQLIYKTREL; encoded by the coding sequence GTGAGCCAGAATAAACCCGCCGTTAATCCGCCGCTGTGGCTACTGGCGGAGCTGACCTATCGCTGTCCGTTGCAGTGCCCCTACTGCTCTAACCCGCTGGACTTTGCTCAGCAGGAGAAAGAACTCACCACCGAACAGTGGATTGAGGTCTTTCGCCAGGCGCGGGCCATGGGTAGCGTGCAGATGGGTTTCTCCGGCGGCGAACCGCTGACGCGCAAAGATCTGCCGGAGCTTATCCGCGCCGCGCGCGACCTCGGTTTTTACACCAATCTGATTACGTCAGGCATTGGGCTCACCGAGAGCAAACTCGACGCCTTCAGCGAGGCCGGGCTGGATCATATCCAGATTAGCTTCCAGGCCAGCGATGAAGTGCTTAACGCGGCGCTGGCGGGCAACAAAAAAGCGTTCCAGCAGAAGCTGGCGATGGCGAAAGCGGTAAAAGCTCGCGACTACCCGATGGTGCTGAACTTTGTCCTCCATCGCCACAATATCGACCAGATCGATAAAATCATCGAGCTGTGTATCGAGCTGGAAGCGGATGATGTTGAGCTCGCCACCTGCCAGTTTTACGGCTGGGCGTTCCTCAATCGTCAGGGGTTACTGCCGACCCGCGAACAGATCGCCCGAGCTGAACAGGTCGTTGCTGATTACCGCCATAAAATGGCGGCTAACGGTAATCTGACCAATCTGCTCTTTGTCACCCCGGACTACTACGAAGAACGCCCTAAAGGCTGTATGGGCGGCTGGGGCTCAATATTCCTCAACGTGACCCCGGAAGGCACCGCGCTGCCGTGTCACAGCGCGCGCCAGTTACCGGTCGAGTTCCCGTCGGTGCTGGAGCAGAGCCTGGAATCGATCTGGTATGACTCGTTTGGCTTCAACCGCTACCGCGGCTTCGACTGGATGCCGGAGCCGTGCCGTTCCTGTGATGAAAAAGAGAAAGATTTCGGCGGCTGCCGCTGTCAGGCCTTTATGCTGACCGGCAATGCCGATAACGCTGACCCGGTGTGCAGCAAATCGCCGCACCATCATAAAATCCTCGAAGCGCGGCGCGAAGCGGCCTGTAGCGACATCAAAATCAGCCAGCTGCAGTTCCGTAACCGCACCCGTTCACAGCTGATCTATAAAACCCGGGAATTGTGA